In Lathamus discolor isolate bLatDis1 chromosome 15, bLatDis1.hap1, whole genome shotgun sequence, the genomic stretch GGCTCCTGGTGCAGGAGGGCTATGCACAGCAGGACCCATGGGCAagggctgctgctcttgctgtgcCAGGCAGCACAAGGACCGGCTGCAGCCAAGGCCGGATCAGCACGCCCCCAAAGCCCCACTGGTGATgggtggcagtggggctgaggCTAGAAGATGCCTTTGGCGATCTTCAGGCCTTTCTGCTTCATCCTGGGCAGGGTGGAGCTGGAGCCATGCTTGATCTTCACTCCCTTGGAGAAGCCCCTCTTCTTGAGCACAAAGTCATAGTTGGCAGCAGAGTTCATGGCATAGAAGACATTGGCATTGTCGGGGATCTTCAGCTCTGGAAATGACCAAGGATGGGGGTCAGTTGGGTACCTTTTCCCTGAAGGGGGGGGAGAGTGGGGCTAAGAGCTGTCCCCAGGTACTGACACTTCCAAGTCCAGCTTCCAagccaggctgcagggctgcatggCTGGCTGGGGATACAGACCCCAGGAAAGCCCCCACACCCCAGCACACacctctctcctctgagatgATCTGAATGAGCTCATAGTCTTCAGGCCTGTCCCCATCCAAGTTGTGTTTTGCCATGGCCTTGCGAATAACAACTGGGGTCTTATCCTGGCTCGTCACCTGTGAGCAGAGAATATTATTAACCCAAGGGTGCAAAACACTGCAAAGCCTCTCATTAAGGCCTACCCCCAGTGTGCCCTGCCCACAACCAGGTGGGTGAGCCACCCTTTCCTGGCATCACCACATGTGTCCCGCACTAACCAGGATGCTCTTGTACATGTTGCCATTGTCCACAGCCAGGCTGACACGGATGATGCAACAGTCGTCGACCTGCTGGTTGTAGAGGGGCAGCGAGAGGGAGGAGTAGCTGGAGATGCCAGAGACTGAGCGCTTGTGGGTACGGGAGGCCGTCACTGGTGTGGAGGAGACTGAAGAGGACGAGGCACTGCTGGAGCCTGAGCCAATGCCTGATGTgtccagggaggagagggatgTGGATTCCCAGaactggagggcagggaggagaggggatgCGGAGGACACAGCGGGTTTAACTTCTCCATTGGCCACAGACAGGGCGTACCAGCGCTGGGGGAGGGAGGCCAGAGGGATCTCACTGACCTGTGACAATAGGGGACTGACATGACTACAGCCACCAGAGGTGCGAGAGCCTTGCCGTTCCGCTGGAGCAGCAAACGGGAGGGGCCTCCCTCACCCCAGCGGGTCAGAAACAACCCCTGGGAACCCCTCAGACCCAGTGCCAGCACCACTGCTGGGGCAGTTCCCACACAATGGCCACACCTGCTGCCAGAGGCCCGGACCCATGAGCTGCCCCATACCTTCTTCTCCTGGCAGTCGGGGGACTCGGGGATGAAGCTGATGTTGATCTCCTCCACATcggagctgctggagccagcaGAGGTGACGCTCACTGAGTCAGTGGCATCCCCGCTGCACAGGTACTGCCCGCACTTGAGCTGATCAAAGGATTTTgagtgggagctgctgctgctgcagggctcggTGCTTGGTGGCTGCCGGCTGCCAGGAGAGATGCAAGGCAGGTGAGAACGGGGCAGAGCAGGTGTGCACTTGGCTAGCAGGACAGCGGCCACCCCAGCCTGGCTCCCTGCGATGCTCAGCCAGAGATGCCCGACACTGGCCCATCTCCACCCTGCATCCTGCCAGGGACAAGCAGACTCACTCGCTCCATCGCTTGATGATgcctgtgtttttctttgctttcaacGTGTTGCTGGCTGACTCTGACAGTGGCTCAATCTCACATGATAGCCCGTAGCTAGGAGGGGAAAGATGAGGGTTTGAGTTCTCCATGCCGCCATGGCTGTggagaggaggcagtgcagaCACTGGAGCAtggggcagctgctgctcatTAGCTGGAGGAGACCAGTGGTGGGACCTCCCcatgcaccagcagcagcacggccTTAGTCCCCTATCATGCTCACCTCTCGGCCTCACTGAGCCGCTCCAGGCTGTGGAACCAGTCTACAAACTGGTCCTCCCGTGTGAAGCTGTAGTTGTTGCAGGCTGACTGAAGCAGCTTGATCTGAGCAATGACTTCGAACTCCTGCAGTAAATAGAGGCCATGAGACCAGATCTGTTTGCCAGCCACAGTCTTCTCCAAAACAGGCCAGCCCCATGTACGGAGGCAGATGTAAAGGACCAGAATCCTTCTCCCCAAAAATGAAGGCATGACACCAAAACAGGAGAGGGATTGACCTCAAAGAGACTGGCATAGCCTGAGCTAGCACCAAGTcagcctcctccttcccccctgctgtgctgcagactgGGAAAAGCTCTcaccttccttctcttctcaaaGTTGATCAGCCCACCCTGGAAAAGAGTGAGCCAAATGTCAGTGTGCAGCAGGCAGAAAAATACTGCTCTCATCCCTCCCTGCCACTACAGTGCCTGTGTCCCTGCCAAGGGGCAGTGTGAGACTGGCCCATTTCCATGTGCTGACAGAGGTGGATGTGCAGTGTTGCATATAGGATGTGTAGGTTGCAGTGTCAGATGTAGGATGCACAGGGAACAAGCCCTCCTTTCATCAGCCCAGCCTCTGAGGTGGCTGTGTGGAGACaggagaggaaggggagaaCAGAGATGGAGGGACATACATCCAGGAAATCCTTCATGGCGGTGTCAAGCATCACCAGGTCCGTGAGGAAGGTGCCAAGGTAGGGAATGGTGCCCTGCATCACACCCTGTGGGGACAGAAGGGACAGCAAGgtcagcagagagctgggacCAGCCTGAGCAGCCACCAGGGAGGGGGCATAGGGGCACCTGTGTCAGACTCAccatttctctctgctgctgctgccgcttcTGAGCCCTCTTTGGGTTGATCTCCAAGGTGGCAAATTTTGATGTGCCCTCCTGGATGGTGGGGAGAGGTGGGGATCAGTGTGGGTGGGAAATTGCACTAATAGATGAGCTAAAATTCACACCTGCTTTTATTTGTACAACCTTCCTTGTAGAGGAAAAGAGGGAtgaagagaaggggaagaaatcAAACCTGAGATTTTGCATGGCTCTCAGAGAGGAGCAGCTTAGTGAACAGGAACGGCTGCTCCCATTTCCAGCTCTGTATAAACCTTCTCAATGGAACGGTTTGTTCCTTTTTGCATTTTGTGTCCTCTCAGCCCCCAAACTGTAAAGCTGCAGAGAGGCTCCAATGGGAAGAAGGACAGTTTTGCTGCATCCTTACACGAACACTAAAACCCCACCAGACATCAAGATTTCACACTGTGCtgttaaaatgcagctgcttctggGGAGAAGCTGTCACCTGATGCACTGGATCCTATCCCACTGCTGAATATTTCTCTGCAAGCTGCAGACAATGTTGACTTTTTGGTGGAGAAGCAGAAAGCCCAGCCTAGTCCAAaacccctgcctgctccccagaCCCAGCACACCCTGCCTGTACCCCTGCCTGACAccccagcagcactgacaaGGCTTTATCCTGGTGACTGGAACACTGCAGAAACTTGTGCTGGCAACAGCCTGAGCTCCATGCCAAAGACAGACAGATGTGGATGCCACTTCCCCATACCTTAATGAGAAGCTCCCGGCTCAGCGAGTGGTTGTTCTCGTCGGAGAAGATCTCTGAGAGCTCATGGAAAGTGCGGAAGCTCTCCCTGCTCAGGGGAAAAGTCAGCAGTGCTGTCATAGTCGGTCTCCTCCTCTGCTCACCCAAATgaccccagctctgctcatAGCTCTAGAAGGGCCTTGCTGTCTGGGGGCTACTGCAGGGTGTTTCACATGGAAAGGAGGTCATAATACTTTTATCTCCTCACTGACTCCTTACACTGGTCCCTGTGTTTTGGGCACACTACAAgaagcagtgctggagctgagATGATCCCATCTACATATTCAAGGaccacagcagccacagcatAACCTGCTCTGTGAAACCTCCCAGTGGCCCCACGAACCCAGCAGGTGCCCCTTACCGTAGGACCTCGTCCCAGGTCTTCTTCAGCCGGTGAACAGCATTGCACTGCAGAGCCGAGAGAATGGCTCGGAGGGAGGAGAAGTTCTTCAGGATGCGGCACTCCTGGGGCAGACAAGGAGATGACAGGACTCAGCATTAAAGAAAGCTCAGGGATCTGCTGGAATTCATGCACTGCAAaacctcagcccttgggctgaGAGGGACAGTAAGCTGTCCTACCCGAGCCACTTCAATCCACCGCTCCACCACTTTAGCCCTGTGCTGTGGCTTCAGGGACCGGTCTCCGAGACATGTGGCAATGACACAGTTGGCCACACTATTAAACTGCGAGACTGTGGCACGGATGGTGGGTGCCAGGTGTTCTTTGCCCTTCTTGTCTCGTTGGGACCAGATGCAGCCCAGACAGTGGTAAGGCACCACTTTCTTAAACAGCTCCTGGAAGATAAAGGCATGGAGATGggtgtctgcttttcctggGAAAAGAACAAGCCAGGAGGAAGAGATGGTTGGAAGGAGACAGGCCTGTGCCCGGAGTTGCAGGTATCAGGCAGGCAAAGCACCATTGACCTAGCTGTTGGATGAATACTCACAGCATCCATCAGTGTGAACTGTTCTGCTACCATCTCgggggagaaggagaggaaatcCGGCTTCCCGTCCCTGACCCCGTTCTCTTCCACCAGCTGAAAGGTGCAGCCACTGTGGTCCACAGCTGTGAGAGATGGTGTGAAGCTGAGCACCAGAGTGTGACAGGAGCTGGGGCCCATGCTGAACCACTTCAGCTCCCTGTGGACACCCATATCCCACCACCCGGGCTCTTAATTCCCATCTGGCTTCACACCACAATAAATGAGGCTCAGATAAAAGCATAGTTATTTTAAACCTGGACACAAGTATCTGCACAGGCTTAAGGGCAGATAAGCTAGTCCATTTAGAAATCCCACTTCTGGTGCAGCTGGATTAGCTTCCCGGTGTACCTTCATGTAAACACAGGCAGGGTTTATGGGGGCTCAGCCATGTGGCAAGGCCCGAGGTTTTGGAGACCCTTAATGCCAACCAGTAGCGCTGCCTCTACTGCAGCCCCAAATGGCCTCCTGCAAGCAGGAAAAGGACCCCCACCTTCCGCCTCGGACTCgctctgctcttgctgctggaACTGGGCTAGCAGGATGCAGGCTCGGCGCTCCAGGTCTGAGCCAGGGATGTTGTGGCGCACGTAAGAGATGAGCTGCTTGAGGCAGGCAAAGTCTGGGGGCTTGCGGAAGTCCTCTGAGTACTGGTCCAGCCAGGCACCCAGGATGGAGGAGATGGTGCTGCATGGAGTGGGGGGAAACACAGGCAAGCCTGCGTGAGAATCAGGTGCCAGGAGACAACCATGTGCACTCTCATGAGCACCCCCATGAGCCTCAGGCACACCTCTGGGACAAGAGGAATAACACATGCCTGTGAGCGAGAATCAAAGAGCTGTCACCAGAGCTACCCATCTTGTTCACCCACAGTGCAGTCAGACTTACTTCTTCAGCTCCATCCTCTCATCCACAGCATGCCTGGCATGGTCCCCATTCACCTGCACATGGAGTTTGCCGTACCTGGTGGGGCACAGCGTGGAAGCAGTGAGCATCCTTGAATCAGCTGCCACTCAGTGCTGCCTCTTCTCCCTCCACATCaccccccagctctgccagggtGTCAGGATGAACTTCCCAGGCACTGTCCTGTTCCCCCTCTCTGCCACAGCCCCCATGTTAAGGGAATAGGGAAGCAGCTGGCACTGGCCACCTCACAGCAGGGCACCAGTTGGAAGGGCTCCAGCTTTCTGGGAGGCTGTgtcctccctgcccagcccctAAACCTTCATGTTGATGGAGCTGGGAGAAGCCCATCAGCCCTCCGAGGCGTGGCAGCAAAAGAAGCTGGGGCTCTCCTTGCTGAGGGGGCTTAGATGCCACCCCAGCTGCGTTCTGGGGCTCAGGGCAGCCTCACCTGTTAAGCAGCAGATCCAGCACTTGCTTGGTGGTAGCGAAGGCCCGGTAAGTGCACAGGAAGATGGTGACATAGGTGGAGTCATTGCCCTTGAAGGCTGAGACCAGGTATTCTACCAGCTTCTCCAAGGTCCCGGCTTTTATTGTCCGTACCTTGCATGTCTCGTAGAGGTTTAGGGCTGACTCATTCTCAAACTGTGGGGACAGGATCAGAAGCCAGTAGGCTGGGTGAAGACAGACACTTTCAGCTTCATAAGACACCGTTCGGGTCTAGGCGGGGCCCACGGACACCCTACAGAGGGCCTGGGGCTCTCATGATGGGTTCTTCAGACACCAAATACCAGCACACAGCTGAGAAAACTCGAGCATTTGGGAAATGCCAGGAAAGGCCTCAAAGTTGCCAAAATCTAGATGCAAATCAGAGTTGCCCTTTTTGCAAAATAGGCTTTAGATTGTTTCCTCCATGCCCCTTCCTGTGGGGCAGAGGCCAGCATGTGCTCCCATGCCACTGCTCCCACGTAATTACATGATTCCCAGATAAGGCTTGGAAGGACACCCCCCAGGACAGGAGGATTTGGGGGAGCAAGAAGAGGGCACGACATGTGCTGGTATCAACCCTGCAAAACCCTGACTCTGGCAGGAAGCTGGTGAAGCCCCTAGCTTACCCCCAGCCATCGCTGCCCTTTGTTGGCTGTGTGATGGAGCTGCACTTTCCGAAGCGATATGCTGTAGATCACGCCATCCTCCAGCTCTTCTCCAATCTCCTGTGTGGAGCTCTGCATGAAAGGATACAATACATCATGAAATAAGCAGAATAAAGTGTGGCAGAAATGCTCTTGCAGGCTCATATGAGGCATCCCAGCAAGCCAAAGGCAACGGCTGGCAGGCAGTGAGGGTCTCCCTCGCCACTCAGAAATGCAAACCGGGTGACAACTTTCTGGCCAGATTAAGCCTGGGCCCACCCGAGCCTGCAcacaggcagagccaggagTTTGGGAAGCTGCTCTCGGTCTGCTCCACGTCCCCTGGTTTGGTGCCTCAGCCCTTCCTACCTGCGCCAGAGCCAGGTACTGGGCAGAACGAGGAGCCCTCgccaggcagggaggggagcaggTGGCAGCACATCCCCGCACCCAGACCCAGCTGTTTCTCCCTCCCCAAGCCTTTGCCTTTCTCACAACACGACACTGCTGCCTGGTCTGACCATGTTCTCAGTAATCTGCCTTTGCGGAAACTGAGCACCTCAGCGCACTTCGGTAATGAATAACAGCTGTCAAAGCAAGCTGCCCACAAGGTTTGGCAGTGCTGGCCACACACAGAAGGCAGAAATCCAACGGGGGAGCTCCAAACTGAGGGGAAACCCCAGGGAACCACACTGAGATGGGCTTGGGCACAGCAGGGACACGTCCCTGTACCTCTGGGGACAGGCACTTCTGGCCCACAGCCCGACACAGCCACGAGGCTCACGTTTCTGCTCTGCGGAATGGAGACCGTCTAAAGTTTGGTGAGGAAAGAGGAGATGCTTCTTCAGGCAGGTGTCCAGGCATGCACGTCCCCTGGCCCCACATGTCAGCATGGGGCTCCatggcagctccagccccacaagGACAATCTGTTTCCCTCCTTCTCTCTAACCACACTCTGATGAGTCAATGCCTCTGTTAAGAAGGATTTATCCAGATCCTTTCAAACACTGTGGGATCTCCCCTGCCCTCCATCCCCCATGCCAAATGGTGGGACACAGTGTAACATGCAGCAAAACCCCACTGCTCAAGCAATGCCTGGAAGCAGTAAGCGGTTAGCAGGGGGATGTGACCACATGCTGGGGTGCAGGGGCTCAGGAACAAGCCACCCTGCATATCACAGTGCAGCCAAGGGCTAGAGCCAGCCCACGGCTTTCCTTGAAATCTGCCTCTCAGGAGCACAGAAACCTGAGCAATGCAACCACACAAGGCTTTCCAGGGGAGATGCTGCCATGGAGCAACCCAGGACAGAGTCTcaggagcagtgctgctccctGCAAAATATTATCCTCCCAAACTGTTCCCTGTGAACATGTGAACAGCCATACCCAAGGCCCTGGCTTCATATGGCACTGCCCATCTCCAGAGACACTGAGCAGAAAGCACTGGACATGACCCTGAGCTGATGTATTGAACGTGCACCTAACATGCTCTTCAACCACCATCTTATATCATTGCCATCGCAGCAGCGGTCACTGTGCTATTGTAACACCCTGCTCAAATCAAGTGCTTGTTACGAGCAAGGAATCAAGGCAGGGAACCAGAGCCAGTTCAAAGACTAAGGGGAAAACTTTAAAAAGCTTGTTGTTCATGGTTCTAATGAATGAGGCCAGAACCTTGGGCAGAGTTACTGGACTTCTCACTTTCTGCTGAACCTGCTCTTCTCATTACATGCCAGACTATGgagaggttttgtttgttgaagCTCAAGGGTTTGTAAAGCTCCTAACTCCAGCTGTACTGCCACCATCAAATGTCAGACCAACCCTGACAGCACTCGCTCAAGGCAGCGGACACAGACATCCTTCCAGACACCTGCATCAGTCTCTCTTGTTCTGTGCTCTGGGATAAATTATGACATAAGTTCATGTTCAAGTATAAACAGGTCTGAATCTCAAGAATGGAAaaggcacccagcagcaccctgtCTCCTAGACAGCATGACATGAAAATACAtctccctcctgcctccaaaCATCTTCCGAAGTGATGATGCTGGGGGTAGTGCAGCTCTGAGTCCAACCGTCCCCCAGCTTAGCTAGCCCAGGcccaggcaggctggcagccCTGAGCCCCAGTGGCTGGCACCACACAGCCTGGACACCAACAGGGCCATGAACAAGCCCCTGAGCCCACCCTGACTTCCTGCTCCGCTGCAGCCCCATGTCACACCTGCACTGGGAGCTCCACCAGAGCAGCCATCCAGGACACTGGCCCCAGTGTGGGAAGATGAAGCTGTTTAAAACACATCAGCAAGGGGAAGGTGACCTTGGCACGCAGCTAAAGGCACTGGGCTTCTCCCCCCATCACCTCTCCTCTCCACCAAAAGCTCACAGGAACAAGGTGCTTCTGTATCAGGTGAGTCCCCCTCCAACCCCACAAGGTGCCTTAGCTGGGAACTGGAGGGACTGACAGGGCATCATGAGAAAGATGCCAGCAATGCTAAAGCCTTGCGCCCACTCTAAATCAACGCCATACAGTGAAGGTACCTAACTTGAGCCCAAGTCAGCCAATTTGTCTTTCTTCCAGCTATAGATGCTGTTTCCAGCAAAACGAAAGAAACGCTGTGGAAACTCTTCCCAGTTTGCCCACAGAGACCATCAGATCCTGGTGTTCACAGCTATGTGCTGTCCTCCGGAAGCGACAGCAGTAGATGCCTCTTGAGCACACAAGCCCACTGCCCATGGGGCTTGTGTGCCCCACAGTGAGAAGAGGGATCACTACCAACAATGCTTTACATCAGCTGTCCTGGGCTCTCTCCCAGGTTTCATCACCCAGCCTGCAGATCAGCCCTACCCTTGTGTGCCTTTCAATTATGCTGACTTCGGGCTGGAGGAAAGCTCCGGGTCCAGCAGGACCAGCAGACCCCTGTCCAGTCTCTCAGAAAAGAGATTTGGCTGGGCACTTACAAACTCCAGACACAAACATCAACAAAAATCAGATGCTTTAGAGATGCAATTcaattaataaagaaattaaatcatatAGAAGGATAAGATGTCCTTAGATCAATCCATGAATCATCGGCAGCTGCTATGAAGCTACAGTGGAAAGTACTGCCACAAGTGCACAGGGGTTTTCACTGTGTTTCATGTCACATGCAGAGGATACACCCAATTTTTACGTGCGCAGAAGCAAAATTCATTTCCTTCCCATATTCAAGATTGTCAAATTCATTCATTTTTTGTCTTGCTGACTTGTGTGATATCCCTCAAAGTTCCCCCTTTACAAACCACACATGAAGTACTGCAGTTTCGCAGCGGTCTCTAGGCAGGCTCATGCCAAGAGCCAGGCAAGCTGCTACACTggcacattttaaaatttggCTATTTATATTCTATGTGAGCTTCCTTTTTCCTACGGCCGCTTCTCCAAGATGCTGATTGTGCATTCTGCACATGTTGGTTAAAAACCAAGGAAGCAAAAGCCAGCAACAGGGTGGAACCAGTGAAGTCCTGCTTAGCACCTGCACTGAATTTGCACACTTCTCCCTTCGCAGATGAGGAGACACTGGGTGAGAGCAGGCCTAGGGGGAACAAAACCCCTTGACCTGTGTCTTATGTACATGCCAGCCACCAAGAACACTGCAATCCTAAGTATGGCTCTCACACCAGGATTTCCAGCAAGtcaaacaaaaatgaacatCTTCAAAACAGTCTTTAAAGAGCTTTGACAGACAAATGCTGGTAAATATTACTGCAAGAGCTGCTACTCCCCACTGCCTGCTCTACACATCTGCTGGagctttctgctcctcacagaaGAAGGGAACGTGAGTCAGGGCTCAGCCAGCACAACCACAGCCCAGCACGCAGTGGTTCAACTTGAGTAACTGAGCATCACACCATAGCAGAGGTCCCTTCTGCTTACTGCATCATGTTGGTAGAAGAGAGACATCCAACAGGTCCAGAGAGCTCTTGGCTCAGCTGCAATGAGATTCAGCAAAGCTTTTCTGTGAAAGCACTGGCTTTGAGCACGTTGATGGTTATGGCTGTTGTGGAAGTGACTCAGCACCCCAGAAAGTGTGATCCAATGCATTTCAAGATGGGTACCAAAAAAGGGAAGACATAGGTAGTGAACATTTGAGCATGATTTCTCCAGTTCAGTCCGCAACCCTGCTCCTCTCCATATAGCAGGAAAAAGGCCTCTCAATGAAGgggcacaagaaaaaaaacgCATGTTTAGCACAGGATCAGACACCCAGTTCTGCAGAGTGGAAGcttttgcagaagcagctgtaaGCGAACTCTGCAAGAGTTCATCCCTTGAAACATGAAACAGGAGGTCAGCACCTGATGGCTTGCCTGGTTTTAGGCTGCCTCTTCCAACTGCAGATAGCCCCGAGCTGCATGAGCAACCTCCCACAGTTCAAAACTTTTGTGACCACACCAGGGAGGAATTCCTACTCTCCACACTCTGGTGCATGCTCTACTACATGGTGTGGCATCAAACCATATCTTCACACTGAGGTTTAATAATGAGCTTTAAGACATAGACAAGGTTCGTGAGCCTGGATAAAGGGTTATGGTGTGAGGGAACCTCGCAGGAGccaggcagagagcagcagggaaTCTGCCTTTGTCTCTTCTTGCTAGctgaagagaggggaaaaatgcaaaagccaAACAGCAAAGCGAAATACTGGCTAGGGATCTGCATTTTGGAAAGTGCTTTAGTTCAGTCACAAAGATGGTTTTAGTAAGACAGGAACAAAGTACAGGATTAAGCATGAGCATGACAGCACCCCTGTGTATTATACACAGACAATTATCCAACAATTACCAGGTCTTCAGAGCTCTGATCTATGTCCTGGGTTAGCACAGTGGCCTCCAAAGACACAAACCAATGAACTGTTATTGGAAAGAGGTATTAATTTCAGCACACACGGAAGAGGCAAAACTGCTTAAAGTGCTGTTACTGATGCTCCCTGGAGGACAGCTGGTTTAAAGATCAAGATATTCATGTTACTCTGTTCCCTTTCAGCTGGGCTACACAAAATGCCTGTCCTATAGTCAGGTATAACACAGCACCCAGAGTATCTCTGCACTGGGATTTCAAAGAGCCACTATCAACcacagagagaagcagatgCTAACCCTGTCCATGAgaagccagagacctgcacttCCTGGGAATTGACATTGTCACTGGCTAACAAGACAAGAAAAGGCAGAGTTGAACCTGGGAGACATCACCAGGAGTTTCTCATTGAAGCTCTGCATTTGCACAAGTTTGAGAGGACTTGAAGAAAGCTGGGAAAGCCGGAAACAGAAAGTGGGGAGTTGGTCTTTACAGCCCTCAGCCCCTTCTCATAATAAGCCATTTCCACTGGCAAGGGGAAATAAGCctttacaggagaaaaaaaaaaacccacctccaCCAAGGACCACGTCCTCCATGGCTGACGCAAGCCCAAGGTAACTTTCATTACACTCTTGGGAGCAAAATTCAGAACCCAAGCAACGCATAGCAGTGACTTTGGGGCCTCTTACGCAAACTGAAGCACACAACATTATGtaaaaggaaataggaaaaatatcACCCCCGTCtagtgaaaggaaaacagctgcagTTCCGTGAACCAAAGATAAAGACTGCAAAACCAGAAGTACCTTCTGTCCTACACGTCCAAAATAAGCGCACACAGCACAAGATTTCCTCACGGggactttcaggcaaaaagCCCCGTGGTGGACGTTCCCCTACAGCTCCACCAGTTGGGATCGTTCCTGTGTGCCTCACCCTTGTCAGCAGTTTCCTTCCCCAGCCGCACTCAGAAAAGCTACAGAGACTACCCAAAGCTGGCAAGGAACCTGCAAAATATCCCCTGtgttcaggaaaaagaaaggtgcCCCATGCGGGTGCCTGCTTACCCCAGCACTCTTGCTATTCCGAACACCATCCCAGCAATGACCACAGACGCACTGGGGTGCAATGGTTTTCTCTAGCCAACATTGGCCTCAGACAAGTTGGTGTCCCATTGCCTCCTTTCTCCCTGAGCCATGTTCCCACTGCCGCTGATGGAACTCAAGTTTTCTGCCACAGCTTGGCTGCACCCAGCCCCTCCTGGGCACTGCTCCCTTCACAGAGATGTTAGGCAGATAGACATGATTCCTTTGGGTTTTCAACACTTccatcctgcctgcctgctcagAGCTGCCTCAAACCAGAACCAATTCCAACAGTGCATTAAAACATAGTGACAATGGTGGAAACACAAGAAGAATAGAAAAAGGTTTCTGGCAGAAGCTAAACTGAAACCCACTGTGAAAAGGGGGTGGTTTTGCTGGGACACCAGGACAGCAATAACAGCCAAGAGCCTGATCTCACCCCATCagctgctgggctctgcagctgGGCTTTCCTGACACTCTGAGCACTTGCTCTCTGCTTCGGGTGTTTCAGCAGGGAAAGCTGCACCTGCAGAGAACAGCCCTGGAGCTCAGCATCACCCAGCATCACACACTCacagggagcaggatgggagGGGAATGGAACATATCACCCTGCCTGTTGTGGGGATTTTACACC encodes the following:
- the RALGDS gene encoding ral guanine nucleotide dissociation stimulator isoform X4 — translated: MMIDTQSSTQEIGEELEDGVIYSISLRKVQLHHTANKGQRWLGFENESALNLYETCKVRTIKAGTLEKLVEYLVSAFKGNDSTYVTIFLCTYRAFATTKQVLDLLLNRYGKLHVQVNGDHARHAVDERMELKNTISSILGAWLDQYSEDFRKPPDFACLKQLISYVRHNIPGSDLERRACILLAQFQQQEQSESEAEAVDHSGCTFQLVEENGVRDGKPDFLSFSPEMVAEQFTLMDAELFKKVVPYHCLGCIWSQRDKKGKEHLAPTIRATVSQFNSVANCVIATCLGDRSLKPQHRAKVVERWIEVARECRILKNFSSLRAILSALQCNAVHRLKKTWDEVLRESFRTFHELSEIFSDENNHSLSRELLIKEGTSKFATLEINPKRAQKRQQQQREMGVMQGTIPYLGTFLTDLVMLDTAMKDFLDGGLINFEKRRKEFEVIAQIKLLQSACNNYSFTREDQFVDWFHSLERLSEAESYGLSCEIEPLSESASNTLKAKKNTGIIKRWSDRQPPSTEPCSSSSSHSKSFDQLKCGQYLCSGDATDSVSVTSAGSSSSDVEEINISFIPESPDCQEKKVSEIPLASLPQRWYALSVANGEVKPAVSSASPLLPALQFWESTSLSSLDTSGIGSGSSSASSSSVSSTPVTASRTHKRSVSGISSYSSLSLPLYNQQVDDCCIIRVSLAVDNGNMYKSILVTSQDKTPVVIRKAMAKHNLDGDRPEDYELIQIISEERELKIPDNANVFYAMNSAANYDFVLKKRGFSKGVKIKHGSSSTLPRMKQKGLKIAKGIF
- the RALGDS gene encoding ral guanine nucleotide dissociation stimulator isoform X2, which translates into the protein MSSPSIPGKMEAKPLFNVQKALVQPVQMCMLDIPLSVQDDDSSTQEIGEELEDGVIYSISLRKVQLHHTANKGQRWLGFENESALNLYETCKVRTIKAGTLEKLVEYLVSAFKGNDSTYVTIFLCTYRAFATTKQVLDLLLNRYGKLHVQVNGDHARHAVDERMELKNTISSILGAWLDQYSEDFRKPPDFACLKQLISYVRHNIPGSDLERRACILLAQFQQQEQSESEAEAVDHSGCTFQLVEENGVRDGKPDFLSFSPEMVAEQFTLMDAELFKKVVPYHCLGCIWSQRDKKGKEHLAPTIRATVSQFNSVANCVIATCLGDRSLKPQHRAKVVERWIEVARECRILKNFSSLRAILSALQCNAVHRLKKTWDEVLRESFRTFHELSEIFSDENNHSLSRELLIKEGTSKFATLEINPKRAQKRQQQQREMGVMQGTIPYLGTFLTDLVMLDTAMKDFLDGGLINFEKRRKEFEVIAQIKLLQSACNNYSFTREDQFVDWFHSLERLSEAESYGLSCEIEPLSESASNTLKAKKNTGIIKRWSDRQPPSTEPCSSSSSHSKSFDQLKCGQYLCSGDATDSVSVTSAGSSSSDVEEINISFIPESPDCQEKKVSEIPLASLPQRWYALSVANGEVKPAVSSASPLLPALQFWESTSLSSLDTSGIGSGSSSASSSSVSSTPVTASRTHKRSVSGISSYSSLSLPLYNQQVDDCCIIRVSLAVDNGNMYKSILVTSQDKTPVVIRKAMAKHNLDGDRPEDYELIQIISEERELKIPDNANVFYAMNSAANYDFVLKKRGFSKGVKIKHGSSSTLPRMKQKGLKIAKGIF
- the RALGDS gene encoding ral guanine nucleotide dissociation stimulator isoform X5, whose amino-acid sequence is MVSRRRRRAPPHHAAAPVPERMFEGCRRVRSLWGGVKLEVAGESSPVVLHSFTQLDPDLPPLESSTQEIGEELEDGVIYSISLRKVQLHHTANKGQRWLGFENESALNLYETCKVRTIKAGTLEKLVEYLVSAFKGNDSTYVTIFLCTYRAFATTKQVLDLLLNRYGKLHVQVNGDHARHAVDERMELKNTISSILGAWLDQYSEDFRKPPDFACLKQLISYVRHNIPGSDLERRACILLAQFQQQEQSESEAEAVDHSGCTFQLVEENGVRDGKPDFLSFSPEMVAEQFTLMDAELFKKVVPYHCLGCIWSQRDKKGKEHLAPTIRATVSQFNSVANCVIATCLGDRSLKPQHRAKVVERWIEVARECRILKNFSSLRAILSALQCNAVHRLKKTWDEVLRESFRTFHELSEIFSDENNHSLSRELLIKEGTSKFATLEINPKRAQKRQQQQREMGVMQGTIPYLGTFLTDLVMLDTAMKDFLDGGLINFEKRRKEFEVIAQIKLLQSACNNYSFTREDQFVDWFHSLERLSEAESYGLSCEIEPLSESASNTLKAKKNTGIIKRWSDRQPPSTEPCSSSSSHSKSFDQLKCGQYLCSGDATDSVSVTSAGSSSSDVEEINISFIPESPDCQEKKVSEIPLASLPQRWYALSVANGEVKPAVSSASPLLPALQFWESTSLSSLDTSGIGSGSSSASSSSVSSTPVTASRTHKRSVSGISSYSSLSLPLYNQQVDDCCIIRVSLAVDNGNMYKSILVTSQDKTPVVIRKAMAKHNLDGDRPEDYELIQIISEERELKIPDNANVFYAMNSAANYDFVLKKRGFSKGVKIKHGSSSTLPRMKQKGLKIAKGIF